The stretch of DNA GGCACAGGGCTTGGCCTGCCGTTGTGCAAGGACATTATGGAGGCCCACGGCGGATCGCTTGCCGTGGAATCGGAAGCGGGAAAAGGAAGCGTGTTCCGCATGTCGCTGCCGCCCAGGATTCCGGTGGCGCTGGTGATGGCGGGCGATTCCGGCGAACGCGCCACGCTTGGAGCGTGCATGGAGCGGGCAGGAATCAAGGCGATGGAGTCGGTCAGCGGACATGAGGCGCTTGATTTTGTCCGGTCGTCATGCCCGGACGTGGTGATAACGGACATGGAAATGCCGGGCCTGGACGGCATTGAGTTTCTTTCCCGCCTAAAAGAAGCGGGCGACGGCAATGCGCCCCGCATAATCGCTGTGACGGACGTGCGCGACAAGGAGGTCAAGGAAAGGGCGTTCGCCGCCGGAGCGGCCGACATTATCACCAAGCCTGTGGACGAAAATGAACTCATCCCCCGCGTCAAACGGCTGCTGATAATGGAATCGCCGTGATTTGAGCGCCCGATGGCGGCCATATCCGGGAGCGGTTGATGAATATATGGCCTACTGCGCCAGGATCAACAAGTATCCGAACAAACCGATGAGCGGCTCTTTCAATGTAAGAATCGGGCAGGAACTTCACCGCAGAGCGGCGGTCAGGGCGGCAGGAGAAGGGATATCTTTAAACGATCTGGTCAAAAGAAGCGTTGAACACTACGTGTTGAGCGAAGAACCATCCGCAGTCCACGCTTAGAATTTCAATACGCCCCTCGCACTCGGTTACCAGTCACCACGCCGCCGCCATGCGCCTGAACATCGCGCCAAAAGCCGTGATATCATATGATACTTTTAAATTTCCAACGCTAGCCGGAGGCTTTTAATTAAAATGGCGGGACATTCCAAATGGGCCCAGATAAAGCACAAGAAAAAAATCGTTGACGCAAAGCGCGGCTCCATGTTCACAAAGTTATTGAAGGAAATCACTGTGGCCGCACGGCTTGGCGGGGGGGATCTGAAAGGCAACCCGCGCCTTCGCACCGCCGTGACCAAGGCCAAGTCCGTCAGCGTTCCCAACGAAAACATAGACCGCGCCATAAAAAAAGGGACCGGCGAACTGCCCGGCGTTTCCTATGAAGAGGCCACATATGAAGGCTACGCCCCCGGCGGAGTGGCGGTGATGGTGGAGACGATGACGGACAACAAGACCCGCACCGTGGCCGAAATCCGCAACATCTTCGTCAAATGCGGCGGCCAGATGGGGGAGACAGGCTGCGTAACATGGATGTTCAGCAAAAAGGGGGAGGTCATCGTGGAAAAGGAGGCCGCCTCCGAAGACACGGTGATGGAAATCGCGCTGGAAGCCGGCGCGGAGGACCTTGACGCATCCGGGGACAGCTTTGGGATCACCACCACCCCCGATGCGCTGGAGACTGTGCGCTCGGCGATAGAAGGAAAAGGGATCAAGGTGGAATCGGCGGAGGTGAACATGATCCCGCTTAACACCATCCGGGTGGACTCGGAGGAGACGGCGCGCAAGATACTGCGGCTGATGGAGACGCTCGAAGACCATGAGGACGTGCAGAAGGTGCACTCCAATTTCGACATACCGGACGATATCCTGGAAAAGGCCGGCGCTTAAACGGTGAAAGTCATCGGCGTTGATCCCGGCACGCTGGTCACCGGATACGGCGTTGTGTCCGAATCCAGAGGCAAGCGCGCCTGCCATGGATGGGGGGTGATCCGCACCACGCCAAAGGCCCTGATGCCTTTGCGTTTGAAGCAGATCGCCGACGGACTGCGGGGCGCCATCGAGCAATACGATCCAGATGAACTATCGCTGGAAGACTCTTTTGTGGCCAAGGACGCCCGGGCGGCGCTGAAAATAGGCCAGGCGCGGGGGGTGATAATGCTGGTGGCGGCCGAGATGGGGCTGCCGGTGGCGGAGTATTCGCCGCTTAAAGTCAAACAGACGCTGGTGGGCTATGGCATGGCGGAGAAAGAACAGGTGCGGGTGATGGTGCGGCAGGTCCTTTCGCTGAAGGAAGATCCCTCGCCGCTGGACGCATCCGACGCGCTGGCGCTGGCGATAACCCATCTTGCCCATTATCCACACATTGCCCGGGCCATAAAATGATAGCTCGCCTTTCAGGAAAACTCGCCGCGAAAAAACCGACGTGGATAGTGCTGGACGTCAATGGGGTGGGATACCGGGTCTTCGTGTCGCTCACCACTTTTTATTCCCTGCCGGACGAGGGGGGCGCCGTGTCGCTGGACATATACACCCATGTGCGCGAGGACGCGATAATCCTGTTCGGCTTTTCCGCCGCCGGTGAAAAGGAAGTTTTTGAAAAGCTCATCGGCGTGAGCAAGATCGGGCCTAAACTGGGGCTTACAATCCTTTCGGGCATGCCGTTTATGGAGCTTGTGGACGCTGTGCGCCGAAAGGATGTCGGCAGGCTTTCGCTGATCCCCGGGGTGGGAAAGAAAACAGCGGAACGGCTGACTGTGGAGCTTGCGGACAAGTTCACGGGATTCGCCGCAACCTCTTACGAAGCTCGGGTGGCGGCGGGGGGCGGAGTGATTGACGATGTGGTGGAGGCGCTTGTGGCCCTGGGATACAATGGCCTGGAAGCGGCGCGGGCGGCAAAGGCGGCATGTTCCACTGACGCTGGATCAAACCTGGAGACTGCGTTGCGCGAGGCATTAAAGATACTCTCCGGCCCAAACCGGCCAGGCAAGAACGGATGACCGCAAATAAAACCTTTGCCGGACACGCGGCGGCGCATACTGGTTTGCGCATGACCCGGGCAATGAAGGCCCACGAACGCGGACCGGCGGCCGCCAGACGCAGAAACATGATAGAGCGGCTTGGCGCCGGTGGAATTTGCGATCCTCGGGTGCTGGAGGCGATGGCCGCCATCCCCCGCCACATTTTCGTTGACCCCGCCCTTGCCGACAGGGCGTATGACGATTACGCCGCCCCCATAGGCGAAGGCCAGACCATAAGCAAACCGTACACTGTGGCGATGATGACCCAGCTTGCGGGGCTCACCGGAACGGAACGGGCGCTGGAGGTAGGTACCGGATCCGGATATCAGACCTCCGTGCTAAGCCTGCTGGCAGGGAGCGTTGTGACGGTGGAAAGGTTAAAGTCTCTGTCCAACCGGGCCAGGAAGATATTCAATGAACTTCACCTGACCAACATAGTCTGCCTTGTGGGGGACGGAAGCGTGGGCGCGGCCAAATACGCCCCGTTCGACGTGATCATAGTCACCGCCGGGGCGCCTGAAATACCCGAGCCGCTGGCGCGCCAGCTTGTGGACGGGGGGCGGATGATCGTGCCGGTGGGAAAAGGTGGTGAACAGAAGATCGCCCTTGTCCGCAGGAGCGGAGAGCGTTTTAAGGTGGAAATGAAGGAAGGGTGCAAGTTCGTTCCGCTGCTGGGTGAAAGCGGCTTCAAACAAAAGCCCGCCCGGGGGTGAAAATCCGGGTCTGAATCCTCCCGCTCATATCACCTGTTTTTCCTTCTGGTATAATCCACCGATGTTCTCAACATTATACTTGGACATGACCGGCCTTGCCCCGCCTATCGTCCGGGAGGCTGGTGCGGGCCAATCAAGGCCGCCTGTGCGCCGCGTGCGGGAAGACGCCGTCAAGTCCATCTGGATGGAGCAGCCGTGGGGGAGCGGGCACATCCGGGACGTGAAGGGGCGGAAGCTCGAAATAATCTCACCCGGCTGGCTACATGGGTCCAGCGGTCCTGATTTCAAGAACGCCGTTTTCAGGATAGACGGCGGGGCGGCGGAAAAAGGGGACGTGGAAATACACGTCCGCTCATCCGACTGGAATTTCCACAAGCATAACACCGACCCGCGTTACAACAACACCCGCCTTCACGTCGTATTGTATTGCGACTCGCGGGCGGCGGCCCGATTCACAAGCGATGGCGCTCCTCTTGTGGAAATTGAACTGGCGCCCATATGCGCTGGGGCGCTCGACAGGATCAGGTCTCACCAGCCTTTGGCGCCGGGCATGGCGGACATGAAGTCTGTGACAGGCCGTTGCGCCGCCTCGCTGCAAAGGATCGGAGAGGAAAAGACAGCCATGCTTTTGGAGGCTGCCGGGGAAGGGCGGTGCGAGTTGAAGTCGCGCAGATACATGGAGGCTATGCGCCGGGGGGAAGGGAGGGAGGAACTTTATTCCGGGATATTCGAGGCCATGGGATACTCCGCGTTTAAATCACAATTCAGGGGGCTGGCCGTGGCGGCGCCATTGTCAAAGACCAGGGCCGTGCTGGAAAATGTCACCGCCAGAAAACGCCCCGCGGTGATGACGGCCATATTGATGGGGGCGGCCGGGTTATTGGTAAATCCTGTCACCATGGCCGGAGGGCTTGATTTCGAATCGTCTGAATTCATCAACAACCTTTGGGAAATCTGGACGGACTTCGGCCAGAGGCATGAAATAAAGGCGGCGTTCACACGGGAGGACTGGCGCTTTGCCGGCACGCGCCCGGCCAACTTCCCCCAGGGGAGGATAGCGGCCCTGGCGCACTTCCTCGCCTCCCATGCCGAGGGTGACATGGAGTCGCTTTTCGTCCGCGCGGTGGACAACTTCCCCGCCGGCGGGGCGAAAAGGGAAATTGCGGCGTGGATGGACGGATTCTCCCGGCTGTTCCCTTCCCCGCAGGAGAGCTATTTCGCGCGCCGCTACACCTTCGGCGGCAAGGTCATCGCGGGGGGGCCAAGACGGCTGGTGGGCCCGGAGAGGGCAGGAATAATATTCATAAACGTCGCCGCCCCATATCTTCTGGCCCGGGCAAGGATGAAAGACTCCCGCGCTGACGAGGAGAAAATCCGCCTTGCGTTCCATGCGTCCGCGGCGGCTGAAAAAAATTCGGTGATATCCTTCATGTCGGACAGGTTGCTGGGAAATCGGCCTGGCATGGGCCGGGGGACCGCTGCAATGCAAGGTCTAATCCAGATATATTCGGACTTCTGCGTGGCAAACGAACGCGGCTGCGGGGACTGCCGCTTCGCCGCATACGCCGAAAAGATGGCGTCCGTGGCCGGGAAAAGCATGGAAATTGAATAAAATCTGGCTTTACTTTACCATCCGAGGAAAAAGGTTTATATTAAGTTTAAGAAAAGTGGCTAAAATCAGCGGGGGGTGAATTGAGCGCCATTTAAGCGCCGGGAGGCGAAAAATGGGTGTCAAGATTCTTGTCATTTCGGAAGGTGACAAGGAATTCAAGTCGTTACTCAAGAAAGCTTTGAGCAAGTTCGACGGACGCCTGAAATTGAGCTTTGACGACAGGTGCCAGTTGAAGGACGACTGTATCTCCGGAGCGAATAACAAGGCTGACATCGTCATCATCAACGGTGACAATTTCATTTTCAGGCCCGAATGCCCCGTGTGCTTTGCGGCCATTTCGTCTCCAAAGAAAGATAATTGCGCCCATGTCCTGATGGCCACCAGAAAGTTTTCCGTGGAATCGTTCCTTTTCAACCAGCAGCGCGGCGTCAGCGAAACTGTGGACATAAGCAAGGGTCCAGAGAACCTGGTCCAGGCGATTTCATCCGTGATCGGCAAACCGCTATAGTATCCTCACCGGCCCATGCGCCAAATGGCGCCTGATGGTGTAATATAGAATCACATATGGATCATATTACGGGCGCATTGAGAGCCGGTTTGCGTGGAGTGTCCGCCATCGTTACGGTGGCTGCCGTTTTGTCATCCTGCGCCTATTCGCTGGTGGGGAGGGGAAGCGCTCTTCCTCCGGGCGTCAGGTCTGTCTCCATCCCGATGTTTGAAAACAAGACCGGCCAGCCAGACCTGGACACTTATGTCACCACCGCCGTCCGTGACGAGTTCGTAAAGGACGGACGGCTTAAAGTGGACGATTCGCAGGCGGCGGACTCCATCCTTTCAGGCCAGATCACAGGATATGGCATCCAGCCTGTGGCGTTCAATTCCTCGAACATAGCCACGGAATATGCCATCGGCCTTGCAATGACCGTCGTCCACAAGGAAAGTGTGACCGGAAAAACGCTGACCAGGCAGACAGTCGAGGTGAATTGGAGATATGTGACCGGAGGGGATGTGGCCTCCTCTGAAAGCCAAAGGATACTGGCCGTGCGGGAAGTGGCGAAAAGAGGGGCCCAATCTGTGGTCTCCCTGGTGATCGAGGCTTTTTAATGGCAGGCGGCCTGCCGCAAGGAGCGAACCATTAAGACGGTCTACGGCGCCACCACCGGGCTTAAACCCTCGCAACAAAGGGCGCTGGAACGCATTTACAGGCGCAAGGTCCCGCCTGAACTTGCATTCACCTCCGATCTCGCGGTGACTTGCTGCCGCATCTCATGGGAGATAGGCAGGCAGATCGGCGTATTGATAGACAGGCGCGGCAGGATAGAATATGTGATCGCCGGGGACCAGTCCGAAGTGGTCATCCCGTCCCTCGGAAGGATAAAGACCGGCGCGGGAAAACTCAAGGGATTGCGCCTTGTCCACACCCATCTCAAAAATGAACCTCTGAGCAAGGACGACCTGACAGACCTGGCCATGCTAAGGCTCGACCTTGTCACGGCGCTGGGAGTGGGGAAGGACGGCCAGCCGGCCACCGTGTACACCGCCCACTTGAATCCATCCCTGGCCGCGCCGAATCCATGGAAGCTTCTTGACCCGGCTCCATTCCAGACCTTCGACTTTAATTTCGGCGAATTTATCGGCGGGCTGGAAACTGAAATCTCCCGCCATGACTCTCGCAGGGAAGAAAAAGGAACGTTAAAAGCGGTGCTCGTCCACATTTCCAACCTTCCAGGAATCGAGGCGGAAGAGAGGCTCGACGAGCTTTCGGAGCTTGCCAGGACAGAGATGATCGTGGCGGTGGACCGCGCGGTGTTCCGCGGTTCGCCAAACCCGCGGAACCTGCTGGGATCGGGAAGGGTGAAGGACGTTGTGGTGCGTTCCATGTCCCTGGAGGCGGACATGATACTGTTCGACCAGGAGATCACCCCCGCCCAGGCGCGCTGGATCGGCGCAATGACGGAGATGCCGATACTGGACAGGACGCAGCTTATCCTGCGGATATTCGCCCGGAGGGCCTTTTCGGCGGACGGCAAGCTCAAGGTGGAGCTTGCGCGCCTGAGCTATGCATTGCCGAGGATCGGAACGAAGGACGACGCCCTTTCGCGTATCCGGGGGGGCATAGGCCTGCGAGGCCCCGGCGAGACATCCATGGAAATCGCCCGGCGGCGGATCAAGGACAGGATCAGCGCAATACACGGCAAGCTTAAAAAGCTCGGCCTCGGCCGGGAGCAACGCCGCAGCCTGCGTAAAAGGTCCGGCGCCCGCCAGGTGGCGGTGATCGGATATACGAACGCGGGCAAGTCAACCTTGCTCAACGCGCTTACGAAAAGCTCCGTGCTCGTGGAGGACAAGCTCTTCGCCACGCTCGACCCCGCGTCGCGAAGGATAAGGTTCCCGAAAAACATGGAGGTGATCTTCTCCGACACCGTGGGCTTCATACGCGACCTTCCCGACGGGCTGCTCGACGCCTTCCGCTCCACCCTCGAAGAACTCAACGACGCTGATCTGCTGCTCCACCTTGTGGACGTGTCGGCCCATGATTTTGAGGCCGCCATAAGGACGGTGGAGGAAATACTCGGGCGCATAGGGCTTGCGAAGATACCGCGCCGGCTGGTGTTCAACAAGGTGGACTTGATCGATCCGGCGATGGCCGAAAACCTCGCCCGGCGCTACGGGGCATTGTTGATAAGCGCCGCCGCGCGGACGGGGCTTGACGCGCTCACGTTGGAGATAGCCTCCGAGCTGGACCGCATCGCCGTTGAAAAGACCCGCCAGGCCGTTTTCGAGGAATAAAAAAACGGGGCGCTTTGAACGCCCCGTCCATGTTTCTTGACTGCGGCCGCTTCAAGCGCAAGCGGCCTGCGCAATTTAAAAATCCTTGAAATCGTCGTCCAGCGGGATGAGATGCTCCGGCTTGCCTTCCGGCTTTGGCTTGGCCGGCTCGGCTGTGTGCCTGGCCGCCCCCTTCGGAGCCGTGTGGGCCACATGGCCTGGCAACGCCTTCAATTTTTTCGCCGCGGTATGCTTTACAGCGGACGGGGCCTTGCCGGCGGACTTTGAGGCAGTCCCTTCCACAAGCCCCGTAAGCTTGCCGACAATGGAGTTTAGCGTCTCCGCCTGGGCGGAAAGCTCCTCGGAGGCGGCGGCGGTCTCCTCCGCGTTGGCGGCGTTCTGCTGGGTCACCTTGTCCATCTGGGAAACGGCGGTGCTAACCTGCCCAACGCCCTGGGCTTGCTCGTTTGAGGCGGCGGCGATCTCCGCCACAAGATCCGTCACCTTCTTCACGCTTTCCACGATCCCTGTGAGCGTCTGCCCGGCGCGGTTGGCGATGTCTCCGCCGTTGGCCGCTTTTTTCACCGCGTCCTCGATAAGCGAGGCTGTGTCCTTGGCCGCCGTCGCCGACCTTTGCGCCAGGTTCCTCACTTCCTCGGCCACGACCGCAAAGCCCTTGCCGTGCTCTCCGGCCCGGGCCGCTTCCACCGCCGCGTTGAGCGCCAGCAGGTTGGTCTGGAACGCGATTTCCTCGATCACCTTGATGATCTTGCTTATCTCCTCGGACGACTTGTTTATGGCAGACATCGCCTCGATCATCTCGTTCATCGCCACGGCGCCCTTCTCAGCCTCGCCACGGGTCTCCTTGGCAAGCGAGTTGGCGTGGTTTGCGTTGTCCGCGTTCTGGCTGGTCATGGAGGTTATTTCCTCCAGCGCCGAAGATGTCTCCTCAAGCGAGCTGGCCTGCTCCGTGGAGCCCTCGGCCAACGACTGGCTGGCAGACGAAATCTCGCCGGCGGCCGCGTTCACCTGGGTGCTCCCCTCGCCCAATTCCTCAACTATGCCCATGATCGGCTTGGAGATGGACCGCGCCAGCCACACTCCCAAAGTCATCGCCAGTATCACCGATATGATAACGGCCACGATCATCGTCACCTCGGACAGCCTGGCGTTGGAATCAGCCGAGCTGAATGCGTCGTTGGCCAGGGTGACGTTAAGTTCGACAAGTTTTTCCAGCAGCGCGTTGGATTCGCGGAAAGTATCCGCCACAGGCCCTAGCACCTGCGTCTGGTTGACCAGCATCAGTTCGTCCGCCACGCCGGCGATTTCATGGATTTTTTCCATCTGTTCCTCGACAGAATGGCTGGCCTTCCGCACCTCCGGGATCAGGCCGGAAGCCTCGGCGTATTTACCGGCGGCCATCAGTTCAACAGCCCGCTTTCCGAGCGCGTGCAGGTTGTTATGAGGGTACTCTATTTCGTCGAACGCCTTCTGTAAATCCGGATTCTCGGGTTTATAGCTGAAATACCACTTTCCGAAGTTGCACTGTGTGGCGTCCAATTGCCCCTTGAACTCTTTTTTCTGGGCTATTGATTCAACCAGGCTTTGCGCCCAGTTAAAATGCTCGAGAAGTAGCGATTTTATACTGTACCTAAGTTCCATCGCGTCGCTGATCTTCATTTCGTCGAACTTCCTGGAGTTGGCCACGGCCTTGTCCAGTTCGGCCCTCCATTTCTCCCACAGTGGCTTGAACTGGCTCCACATCTTCGCCTCCTCGGCGGTCTGCGGAAGAGGCTCATAAATGGCCAGCCCTTTCTTGGCCTTGTCCAGGTATTTCGACTGCATGTCGTACTGAGCCTTGCGCTTGTCGATAGAAAGCTCGCTTATCGTGAGGGTGCGCATGGCCATCCCGGCCGCCGCCTGCCCCTCGGCCATCATCAGCAAGCCCTGCACGGAAGGCATCCGGACGCGGCCAACCTCCTCAAGGCCGGTTATGGCCCTGCTGATCCCGAAAAATCCTATGGCTCCAGTTATGGCGGTGATCACCGCCACCGCCGCGAAACCGGCTATTAGTTTGGTTGAAAGTTTCATCGTTTACATGCCCTCATCATGTTTAAGCTGGCACGGCGGACAGCGCCCGCCATTGCCACATCCATTGTCACGCCACCACCGCTCCGGGCAATCCCCTATCGCCCGGCTCAGGCGGATTGGTCATTTACCGCCTCCCTTTACCACAACAGGCTTTTCATGCTCCCGGGCCATCGAGTAGGAGACCGCGTCCCCCGGCCGGATAATATGGACGCTGAATATTATTTCAGCGGCGCACGTCTCCTTTTCGGTGGAAAGCACCAGGGCCTTGCCTATCACCCTGCGGATGCCAACCACATCCTTCTGGTCATCCTTTTCCGGGACGAACGCGGAGACCTGCGATGTTGTGATCTCGAAAATATCGCCCACTTCCACACCGGCGCCGGAACCTGTGTCCAAGTATACTATGTCTTTAAGAGAAAATCCGTTCCGGTCCTCTTTGCCGGCGAGCACGACACCGGACACGGTCTTGTCCTTCACCGGCCTGTCCCGGTCCACGGTGGGGGTCACGATGGCCTCATAAGGCTTGATGTTATACCCGACGCGCACTCCTCCGTAGGACCGGACAACCTTGGCCTTCGAATAGCCTTCATTGGCAGATATCACCTCTATCACCCCGTCTATCGACATCCGCCGCCCCATCGGTTTATCGGACACCGGATGCATGATGTCCTCTCCGGACGAGTGGAAAACAAGATACCTGGCCCCGGCCTTGGCGCCTTGCGCCTCCCCTTTGTCTATGTAAACCGTGTCGCCAAAAGAAAAGGTGACCTGGGCGGAGTTCTCCCCTTCCCTGATCATCCCGTAACCGTCCGCCGTTGCGGAAAGAAAACCGGCGGTCTCATAGGCCATGGAACGCGTGACGGGGGTCTGCCTTGCCTGGTCGCCGAAAAACTCCTCCTGCATCGGGCCGACGCTCAAAGTCTCCGGCAGGCCAGCCGCGATAGAGGGCTTTGCCTCCGCAGGCTTGGCATCCGCTGGATTTGCCTCGGCGGGATTTGACGGTCCGGCGTCCGAAGCCGCCGCCCTTCCGGCATCCCCGGCGATGACAAGTGACGCAACGGCCAGAATCAAAGCTAGTCTTTTTATCATTTCCATCACCCTCTAGTTTTTTGGCTCCCCTGGCCGCTCCATTATTTTTTTCGCGGTTGCCGCGGCGGCGCTGTCAGGATGCTTGTTTATCAGTTCCTTGAGAATCTCCTCCCCCTCGGCCGTCTGGTCAAGGGCAAGTTTGCACTGTGCTGTCTTCAACATGGCGTCTGCCGTTTTCGGTGCGCCCGGATACCGGGCGGTCACCTTCCGGAACTCTTCTGCGGCCCGCAAATACCTTTTCTGCTCGAAAAACGCCTCTCCTATCCAGTATTGCGCGTTGGGCGCCACGCTGGCGCCCGGATGGCGGCGTATCAGATAGTTGAAACCGGCCACGGCGGAGGAATAATCCTTTTTGTTAAAGTAAACAAGCGACTCTTTGTACATTTCCTCCGGCGAAAGGTCCTTGAACCGTGACTCCGGCGGCGTATCAAATCCCCTTTCAGGCTGATTGGCCCCGTCGGCAGGCGGTTCGGAAGCGGCTGTCTGGATTTCTTTTAACGCTCCCCCCTTCTCCTTTTTCCCCTGCGAGGATGCGTGGGCCCTGTATTCCCTCTCCTCGAATTCCCCGACCCGCTCCGTCAAATATGAAAGATCGTCATTGACATACGCCAGCCTTAAGTTAAGCTCCGACGTCTGCTTCTGAAGGCTCCAGACCTGGTTTTTGAGCGCATCCACGTCGTCCTTGAGTTTGCCGGTGTCATTGGACGCGCATCCGGACGCCGCAGTAAGCGCGAGAAACGTGACGCCAAGAAGCAACCCCACTCTTATGCGCCGGATTGCGATGCAAAATTTCATGCAACTAGCTTATAATTTTAACAAATTGTATTAAATCTGGCCTGTAAGGTCAAGGCATTTCAGGATGTTGACAATGACATCGGTCATTACAGAGTTCCTTGGAATAACTTGCTGATTGGGCGGTAAGTATCATACCTCTCGTTTTGCCGCTGTTCTCCTAATATAATAGCTTAAGTTGTGCGCATAAACTGGAAGGATAGTGGAATATGGACAGCGCCAAGAAAGCCGCCGTAATCGGGGCGGGAGCCTGGGGGACGGCCTTGGCCTGGGCCATGGCCGCCAACGGCGCATCCGTTAAGCTTTGGACGCGCAAACCGGAGGCCGTGGCGCTGATCAACTCCGAAAGGGAAAACCGGCTGTATCTGCCCGGCGCGCA from Nitrospinota bacterium encodes:
- the ruvC gene encoding crossover junction endodeoxyribonuclease RuvC, whose amino-acid sequence is MGVDPGTLVTGYGVVSESRGKRACHGWGVIRTTPKALMPLRLKQIADGLRGAIEQYDPDELSLEDSFVAKDARAALKIGQARGVIMLVAAEMGLPVAEYSPLKVKQTLVGYGMAEKEQVRVMVRQVLSLKEDPSPLDASDALALAITHLAHYPHIARAIK
- a CDS encoding MCP four helix bundle domain-containing protein gives rise to the protein MKLSTKLIAGFAAVAVITAITGAIGFFGISRAITGLEEVGRVRMPSVQGLLMMAEGQAAAGMAMRTLTISELSIDKRKAQYDMQSKYLDKAKKGLAIYEPLPQTAEEAKMWSQFKPLWEKWRAELDKAVANSRKFDEMKISDAMELRYSIKSLLLEHFNWAQSLVESIAQKKEFKGQLDATQCNFGKWYFSYKPENPDLQKAFDEIEYPHNNLHALGKRAVELMAAGKYAEASGLIPEVRKASHSVEEQMEKIHEIAGVADELMLVNQTQVLGPVADTFRESNALLEKLVELNVTLANDAFSSADSNARLSEVTMIVAVIISVILAMTLGVWLARSISKPIMGIVEELGEGSTQVNAAAGEISSASQSLAEGSTEQASSLEETSSALEEITSMTSQNADNANHANSLAKETRGEAEKGAVAMNEMIEAMSAINKSSEEISKIIKVIEEIAFQTNLLALNAAVEAARAGEHGKGFAVVAEEVRNLAQRSATAAKDTASLIEDAVKKAANGGDIANRAGQTLTGIVESVKKVTDLVAEIAAASNEQAQGVGQVSTAVSQMDKVTQQNAANAEETAAASEELSAQAETLNSIVGKLTGLVEGTASKSAGKAPSAVKHTAAKKLKALPGHVAHTAPKGAARHTAEPAKPKPEGKPEHLIPLDDDFKDF
- a CDS encoding YebC/PmpR family DNA-binding transcriptional regulator; its protein translation is MAGHSKWAQIKHKKKIVDAKRGSMFTKLLKEITVAARLGGGDLKGNPRLRTAVTKAKSVSVPNENIDRAIKKGTGELPGVSYEEATYEGYAPGGVAVMVETMTDNKTRTVAEIRNIFVKCGGQMGETGCVTWMFSKKGEVIVEKEAASEDTVMEIALEAGAEDLDASGDSFGITTTPDALETVRSAIEGKGIKVESAEVNMIPLNTIRVDSEETARKILRLMETLEDHEDVQKVHSNFDIPDDILEKAGA
- a CDS encoding DUF2851 family protein, with the protein product MFSTLYLDMTGLAPPIVREAGAGQSRPPVRRVREDAVKSIWMEQPWGSGHIRDVKGRKLEIISPGWLHGSSGPDFKNAVFRIDGGAAEKGDVEIHVRSSDWNFHKHNTDPRYNNTRLHVVLYCDSRAAARFTSDGAPLVEIELAPICAGALDRIRSHQPLAPGMADMKSVTGRCAASLQRIGEEKTAMLLEAAGEGRCELKSRRYMEAMRRGEGREELYSGIFEAMGYSAFKSQFRGLAVAAPLSKTRAVLENVTARKRPAVMTAILMGAAGLLVNPVTMAGGLDFESSEFINNLWEIWTDFGQRHEIKAAFTREDWRFAGTRPANFPQGRIAALAHFLASHAEGDMESLFVRAVDNFPAGGAKREIAAWMDGFSRLFPSPQESYFARRYTFGGKVIAGGPRRLVGPERAGIIFINVAAPYLLARARMKDSRADEEKIRLAFHASAAAEKNSVISFMSDRLLGNRPGMGRGTAAMQGLIQIYSDFCVANERGCGDCRFAAYAEKMASVAGKSMEIE
- a CDS encoding LptE family protein; its protein translation is MDHITGALRAGLRGVSAIVTVAAVLSSCAYSLVGRGSALPPGVRSVSIPMFENKTGQPDLDTYVTTAVRDEFVKDGRLKVDDSQAADSILSGQITGYGIQPVAFNSSNIATEYAIGLAMTVVHKESVTGKTLTRQTVEVNWRYVTGGDVASSESQRILAVREVAKRGAQSVVSLVIEAF
- a CDS encoding toxin-antitoxin system HicB family antitoxin; protein product: MAYCARINKYPNKPMSGSFNVRIGQELHRRAAVRAAGEGISLNDLVKRSVEHYVLSEEPSAVHA
- the ybgF gene encoding tol-pal system protein YbgF, whose product is MGLLLGVTFLALTAASGCASNDTGKLKDDVDALKNQVWSLQKQTSELNLRLAYVNDDLSYLTERVGEFEEREYRAHASSQGKKEKGGALKEIQTAASEPPADGANQPERGFDTPPESRFKDLSPEEMYKESLVYFNKKDYSSAVAGFNYLIRRHPGASVAPNAQYWIGEAFFEQKRYLRAAEEFRKVTARYPGAPKTADAMLKTAQCKLALDQTAEGEEILKELINKHPDSAAAATAKKIMERPGEPKN
- the hflX gene encoding GTPase HflX; amino-acid sequence: MKTVYGATTGLKPSQQRALERIYRRKVPPELAFTSDLAVTCCRISWEIGRQIGVLIDRRGRIEYVIAGDQSEVVIPSLGRIKTGAGKLKGLRLVHTHLKNEPLSKDDLTDLAMLRLDLVTALGVGKDGQPATVYTAHLNPSLAAPNPWKLLDPAPFQTFDFNFGEFIGGLETEISRHDSRREEKGTLKAVLVHISNLPGIEAEERLDELSELARTEMIVAVDRAVFRGSPNPRNLLGSGRVKDVVVRSMSLEADMILFDQEITPAQARWIGAMTEMPILDRTQLILRIFARRAFSADGKLKVELARLSYALPRIGTKDDALSRIRGGIGLRGPGETSMEIARRRIKDRISAIHGKLKKLGLGREQRRSLRKRSGARQVAVIGYTNAGKSTLLNALTKSSVLVEDKLFATLDPASRRIRFPKNMEVIFSDTVGFIRDLPDGLLDAFRSTLEELNDADLLLHLVDVSAHDFEAAIRTVEEILGRIGLAKIPRRLVFNKVDLIDPAMAENLARRYGALLISAAARTGLDALTLEIASELDRIAVEKTRQAVFEE
- the ruvA gene encoding Holliday junction branch migration protein RuvA, whose translation is MIARLSGKLAAKKPTWIVLDVNGVGYRVFVSLTTFYSLPDEGGAVSLDIYTHVREDAIILFGFSAAGEKEVFEKLIGVSKIGPKLGLTILSGMPFMELVDAVRRKDVGRLSLIPGVGKKTAERLTVELADKFTGFAATSYEARVAAGGGVIDDVVEALVALGYNGLEAARAAKAACSTDAGSNLETALREALKILSGPNRPGKNG
- a CDS encoding protein-L-isoaspartate(D-aspartate) O-methyltransferase translates to MKAHERGPAAARRRNMIERLGAGGICDPRVLEAMAAIPRHIFVDPALADRAYDDYAAPIGEGQTISKPYTVAMMTQLAGLTGTERALEVGTGSGYQTSVLSLLAGSVVTVERLKSLSNRARKIFNELHLTNIVCLVGDGSVGAAKYAPFDVIIVTAGAPEIPEPLARQLVDGGRMIVPVGKGGEQKIALVRRSGERFKVEMKEGCKFVPLLGESGFKQKPARG